In a genomic window of Helianthus annuus cultivar XRQ/B chromosome 10, HanXRQr2.0-SUNRISE, whole genome shotgun sequence:
- the LOC110882584 gene encoding uncharacterized protein LOC110882584, whose product MGPFPTSFGNRYILVAVDYVSKWAEAQALPTNDARVVVRFLKKLFARFGAPKTSGQVEVTNRGIKRILEKTVNSSRKDWSEKLDDALWAFRTAYKTPIGTTPFKLFYGKSCHLPVELKHKAYWALKTVNLDMAAAGENRFVQIHEIEELRHDAYASSKLYKEHTKTFHDARLKDKKEFRVGDRVLLYNSRLKLFPGKLKSRWLGPYTIRSVFPYGTVEIGHEDGRLFKVNGHRLKAYVGGPVDPSEEVGTLHPKNK is encoded by the exons ATGGGCCCCTTTCCGACCTCTTTTGGTAACCGCTACATCCTAGTCGCTGTTGATTACGTTTCAAAGTGGGCCGAAGCACAGGCTTTGCCCACTAATGATGCTAGGGTAGTGGTGAGGTTTTTGAAAAAGTTGTTTGCTCGCTTTGGTGCCCCGAAG ACAAGCGGACAGGTCGAGGTTACTAATCGGGGTATCAAGCGGATTTTGGAGAAAACGGTTAATTCTAGCCGTAAGGATTGGTCCGAGAAATTGGACGATGCACTATGGGCTTTTCGGACAGCCTACAAGACTCCTATAGGCACCACACCGTTTAAATTGTTCTATGGGAAGTCTTGTCATTTGCCTGTTGAACTCAAGCACAAAGCATACTGGGCTTTGAAGACAGTTAATCTTGACATGGCTGCTGCGGGTGAGAACAGGTTTGTGCAGATTCACGAGATTGAGGAGCTTAGGCACGATGCGTATGCAAGCTCCAAGCTGTACAAGGAACATACTAAGACATTTCACGATGCCCGCTTGAAGGACAAAAAGGAATTCCGAGTGGGCGATCGTGTGTTGTTGTACAACTCACGTCTCAAGTTGTTTCCTGGTAAGCTCAAATCTCGTTGGTTGGGTCCCTACACTATACGGTCAGTGTTTCCTTACGGGACCGTGGAGATAGGCCATGAGGATGGCCGGTTGTTCAAAGTCAACGGGCATAGGTTAAAGGCTTATGTTGGAGGGCCCGTTGACCCGAGTGAGGAGGTTGGTACCCTCCACCCCAAGAACAAATGA